CGGTCGGCGCGCCGCCGACCGACTCCACCACCCCGCGCGCCACCGACGACAGCGCGCCCGAGAGCAGCGTCGGCGGCTCGTCGCCACCGCCCTCGGCGGCCTTCTCCAGTTCCCGCTCGGCCTCGGCACGACGACCGGTGGCGATCAGGCTGATCGCCGCGAACGCGCGCGAACGCCGGGTTCCCGACCACTGCAGCAGTTCCGCGCTGCGGCCGAGCTGACCGCGGTGGGTCAGCGCGGTCGCCGCGACCCTGGCACCCTCCGCGCGCCCGGTGGCCTCCGACGAGGCGATGACCTCGTCGGCCAGCCGCAGCGCGCCGTCCAGGTCCCCGGCCAGCGCGACCGCCTCGGCCCGCCGCGCGCCCAGTTCAGCGGCCGGGCGCCCGGCCGCGACGGCGGCTTCCAGCAGCCGCGCCGCGAGCGCCGGGTCCGAGCCCAGTGCCTCCTCGGCCGCCGCTTCGAACGCCTTGGCCACGCTCGGTCCCGCGATCGGCTTCCCCAGCCACGGCCGCACCAGCCGCAGCACCGGCGCGCCACGCTCCAGCTGGAGTTCGACCAGCCGCTGGCGCACCTCGGCGTGCCGTTCGGCGGGCACCAGCGCGCGCAACGCCGCCAGGGTGACCGGCAGCAGACCGCCGTCGGCCCCGAACAACCCGGTCGCGCGCGCGAGGTCGATCACCGCGCTGACACCCTCCGGATCGCGCCCGAGCAGCCCTCCGAGCAGATCGATGTCCGGCCCGGCTCCCGCCTCCACGGCGAGCAGGAAGCGCAGCACCCCCGGCTCGGTCCGGTCGAGTTCCTGCCGGATGCCGCCGAACGCGGCCAGCGGCAGCTCCCCGCGCTCGGACGGCGGCACCGCGGCCAGCGCGGTCACCACCCGGTGCACGTGCCCCGGCACGCCGCCGGTCTGCGCGCGGACGAACTCGGCCAGCTCGGTGGACACACCGTGCGCGGACAGGTGCTCGGCGACCTGCGACTTCTCGAGCGGGCGCAACAGGATCTGCCCGCGCAACCGGCCCAGCACCGCGTTCAGCCCGGCCGGGCGCGGCCGCGGGCGCGCGGCCACCACCAGCCCGGTCCGCTCGTCCCCGGTCAACCGCGCGAGCACGGCCAGTTCCGCTTCGCCGTAGGTGTGCGCGTCGTCGGCGAGCACCAGGTCGACCGGTTCGCCGGCCCGCGCCGGGTCGAACCGCGCCACGCTCAGCCCGGCGGCCGAGCACAACGCGCGCAGGTGCTCCAGCAGTGCCGTCTTGCCGTGTTCCCCGGCCGCGACCACGGCCAGGCGCACCTGGGTGAGCCTGCGCTCGGCGATCGCGGCGCACAACTGCCGGGTCGGCTCGTCCAGCACCGGTTCGGCGCCCCGGGTCGACGCGGGTCGGGTCAACGGCTGTCCTCTCGCTCGGGTTCTCGCTCGGACCGCCGGCGCAGCAGCGGGTTGGTGAACCGCTTCGGCGCTTCCAGCGGGGTGACCTCCACCGGCGGTCGCGGCGGTGGCGGGCCCAGTTCGTCGTCGTCCTCACCGGCCAGCAGCGGCGGCTCGAACGCCCGCGGGATCAGCGCGGTCGACTCCTCCACCCGCACCGCTCCCCTCGGCCGCGGTGACGGCTTGCGGCCCTCGCCCGCCAGGCGCGGCCGGGCGACCAGCGCCGCGCCGCGGCAGACCGCCGCGGCCGGATCCGGGTCGACCAGCACCGGACAGCTCAGTGCCGATTCGGCGAGGAAGGTGACCAAGGGTATCCGCGCGCCGCCGCCGACCAGCAGGGCGGCGGCCAGTTCCCCGTCGGGCACCGGTTCGACCAGCCGGTTCAGCTGCGCCACCGCGGCGGACAGCACCGGCCTGGCCAGCTCCTCCAGCTCGGTCCTGGTGATGTGCACTTCGCCGGCTTCCACACTGACGTCCGGCAGCGGCACGGTAAGCGAAGCCGACGGCGCCACCGAAAGCCGTTCCTTGGCCAGCACGCTCGCGATCCGGAAGCCGGTCATCGGGCCGCGCAGGGCCGGGTCGGCGTGGTCGGGCACCTTGGCCCCGGAGCGGGCGAGCACGTGCTCGGCGAGCAGTTCGTCGATCCGCGCGCTTCCTCGG
The genomic region above belongs to Amycolatopsis sp. YIM 10 and contains:
- a CDS encoding helix-turn-helix transcriptional regulator encodes the protein MTRPASTRGAEPVLDEPTRQLCAAIAERRLTQVRLAVVAAGEHGKTALLEHLRALCSAAGLSVARFDPARAGEPVDLVLADDAHTYGEAELAVLARLTGDERTGLVVAARPRPRPAGLNAVLGRLRGQILLRPLEKSQVAEHLSAHGVSTELAEFVRAQTGGVPGHVHRVVTALAAVPPSERGELPLAAFGGIRQELDRTEPGVLRFLLAVEAGAGPDIDLLGGLLGRDPEGVSAVIDLARATGLFGADGGLLPVTLAALRALVPAERHAEVRQRLVELQLERGAPVLRLVRPWLGKPIAGPSVAKAFEAAAEEALGSDPALAARLLEAAVAAGRPAAELGARRAEAVALAGDLDGALRLADEVIASSEATGRAEGARVAATALTHRGQLGRSAELLQWSGTRRSRAFAAISLIATGRRAEAERELEKAAEGGGDEPPTLLSGALSSVARGVVESVGGAPTAALSTLVSSAEMLEPVGRAVLLPDSPAALGALVALHSGELTIAEPLLERAIAARTGGVTLQARHQLLLAWIAMVRGDATLAAERLNAAEEVRQPRDWLFAVGLEVGLARRTSDLTALRRIWGVACEAVIRHPVDLFSFLPFGEFAMAAARLGERDRLAPHLAQAHSVLSGLGDPPLWAASLHWSELHAAIIAERAGEAKDHAAALAACAGNGAYFTAVSDAAACWLKVLDGDIDAEEVEAAAHALRGSGLWWDGARLAGQAAIRTTDRKAMVALLDCARLLQGAVSAPVPATEGATADDTPGSARLSDRELQVAELVLGGMTYKEVGARLFISAKTVEHHMARMRQRLGAGNRAELLAHLREMLGDR
- a CDS encoding Hsp70 family protein yields the protein MPYVLGIDLGHTRTTAAVCRRVGASWGEPQVVALDGDARWVESVLHVAPDGSVVFGQEAARRALAEPQSAARGFLGRTGDAVPLVLGPHLYTAEVLTASLAGWVADQVAESFGGPADRIVVAHPAGWGPHRRAALRTGLEAAGLPGVLLLPKPVAAAENHAAGEAGDELETGSVLAVCRIGGEHVESALVRRTPTGFDLLAHTGSTGGRGSARIDELLAEHVLARSGAKVPDHADPALRGPMTGFRIASVLAKERLSVAPSASLTVPLPDVSVEAGEVHITRTELEELARPVLSAAVAQLNRLVEPVPDGELAAALLVGGGARIPLVTFLAESALSCPVLVDPDPAAAVCRGAALVARPRLAGEGRKPSPRPRGAVRVEESTALIPRAFEPPLLAGEDDDELGPPPPRPPVEVTPLEAPKRFTNPLLRRRSEREPEREDSR